CCGTCCCCATCGCCGTGTCAGGCAGGTGTCGTTTGGCACTTAATTGTAAGAATGCGGCCGTTCCGGCGAGCTACGGCACTTAACGTGAGATTCTTTAAAGCGATTTTCGGCGCTTAACGCCTTCAGATGGGGCAGTAACCTTTTGTGATATTTGCGATTTGCTGATGAAGACCCGCCGAAGACAGTCAATTTATTCACAACGGCGGTTCTCACATTCAGTGCCGAAATCCAAACCGAAATCTCACATTAACTGCCTCGTCTCAAATTAAGTGCCGCGCTATCATATTGAAACTATTGAAGTGAGAGTCTTACGATTAGCTGCAAAACGACAGCCGTCGACGACCTCCACAAAATTGATGTCTGTCGGCGTATGGTCGATTTGGCAGACATCGAGTGGATGCGGCGCATGAATATAGCCTGGCCGGGGCTTCAGCCGCAGCAGGTGCTTTGGATTGGCCGATCGTTTCCTGGCGATCTCCTCAGGCGTGAACAACGCCGGAAGCCGCCGGGCGATGGTGAGGTAAGACGGCGGCATAAGACCGCCTCTTCACAGCGAGCCTGGATTTCGGCCACGACCGGAGCAAGTGGCGGCGCCTCCAGCGTCAGCCATTTCTCGCGTAGCGTCGCGCTCAAGATTTCCTCGATCCTGGCGTCAAGCCGTTTCTGGCGTGTTTTCGCGGCGCGAGGCAGTAAGGCTGTTACCGTCCGGTCGGCACGATAGCGTGCGACGAGGTTGTAAACCTGGCGCGTGGACAAGTGCAGCGCTGCGGCAGTCCGAGCGATGGCCGGCTGGTCGTGGGCCGGAACCATCGAGAACTTTGTCCAGCTCAGCGGCAAGGGCAGCCGTCGACGTTCAGGCCTATCTCGACGATCAAAAGAAACTCCTCGCGGCGCAGACCTCGGATCCAACGGTGGTGTCTGCTGTGCGCAATTTCGCCCTCGCTTTGAAGGGTGTCGCAGGTGACCGGCTTATCGGTATGCGCGATGCGTATGCCAAGCCTACGAATGACGGTAAGCCGGCCATCGAACGTCCTAAGGGCGGCGGCAGCACCTATGACCGCATGCACGAGCAGTATTACGCTGGTTTCGTTTCAACGATGAAGCCTCAGGGTCTGGCCGACATCTGCCTCATCGATGAGGTTGGCCGAGTGCTTTACTCCGCTACCAGGGGTGAAGACTACGCGGTCAATCTCAATGAGGGTAAATGGGCGCACGCGGCGTTGTCTAAGATGACAAAGTCGCTGAGCGAAGAGCCAGAGCCTCAGGTCATGATCAGCGACATTGTCGCTTATCCGCAAACTGGTCCGTCACTCTTCATATCCGGCAGACGGGTAGAACCGCAGCCCGATCAGTGTCCAACCTAAGAGGCGCAGTCCATTAGCGATCGGATAAACCGTTGCTGCACCGATCCCCGGGGATCACCTTAGCATCTTTTTATTCGGGCAGTCCTATCTGGCATAGAGGCGATCGAGACGCACAACCTTGCCCACCACGGTCAGCGCGATCACCGTAAATAGGATCAACACCGCAGAAATCGCATGGGCGGTCGGCTCCAGGCTGAAGGTCGATTCCGCATAGATCCTGACCGGCAGCGTGGTGAGGCGGGCGGTCGTCAGGAAGCTCGTCACCGTCACCTCGCCGAAGCTCAGCAGGAAGCCGATGATGCCCGCCGCGAACAGACCCGGCGCGAGGCCCGGCATGATCACCACGAAGAAACGTGTCACGGGACTTGCGCCGAGGCTTGCCGCCGCTTCTTCCTGTGCTCGGTCGAGAGCCATGACGGAGGTCGTCAACAGCGTGATGGCAAAGGGTAGGATGACGATCACGTGGATCGCGACCAAGCCCAGGAACGGTGGGATGACGAGATAGAGCTGCAGCAGCCGCAGCATGCCGACGCCGATCGCCACATGCGGCAGCGACATCGGAAGCAGCCAGAACGCGAGCAGCGCCGACCTGCCCTTGAACGGAAACCGGCCGAGCGCAAAGGCCGCCGGCAAGGCCAGAACGATCGCGACGAGCATCGAGGTCAGGGCGAGTTGTACCGAGACCCAGAAAGCGTCCGCATAGGTGCCGGCGAAGAAGACCTGCTGGTACCATTTGAGCGTGAAGCCCCGGAAGCCGGCGGCAGTCGCCTGTGGCACGTCGTTGACGCTCTGGATGCAGACGAGCACGAGCGGCAGGAGGAGAAGCAGCAGGGCGGCGGCGAGCAACAGCTTGGAGACGATCGGACTGAGGATATCGATCACCGGCACGATCCAGCGCGGAATGCTGATCGGCTGGCTCGGCCTGCTTTTCAGCCAGGGCATCATGCGGTTGAGCGCGAGCGTGCACAGCGCCGCAAAGATCAGTCCCGTCACCGTCATGATGATGGCCAGCGCGGAGGCGAGCGGCGCGTTGAGGTTCTTGATCGCCTCCTGCAGCACGAGCATCCCGGTCGTCCAGACCTTCTTGCCGCCGAGCAGGGTTGCCGAGACGTAGGCCGTCGAGGCCATGAGGAAGACGATGACCGCGCCCGAACGCAGGCCGGGGAGCGAAAGCGGCAGGTCGACGGTCAGGAAACGCACGGCAGGAGACGCACCGAGGCTTTCCGCAGCCTCATGGACGCGCGGCGAGGTGTTCTGCAGGTTGTCGTAGAGCGCGAGCACCATGAACGGCAGGAAGACCTGCGCCAGCGCGACGGCGACCGCGCCATGGGTGAACAGCATGTTCCTTGCCGCCGGGACGCCGACGAGGGCGGTCACAGAGTTGATCAGGCCCTCCGGCGCCAGCAGCAGGATGATGCCGAGCGACCGCACGACTACGTTGGTGAGCAGCGGGATGAGGATCACCGAGAACGCGACGGCGCGATACTTCACCGGCATGCGCGCCAGCCAATGGGCCAGCGGATAACCGAGCAGCGCGGTCAGCACGGTCACGCCGAGCCCGAGGAGCACGGTCTCGGAGACGACGCCGTAATAGAAACCGTCGGATACTATGTCGGTATATTGCGTCAGCGACGGCGGGATGAAGATTGGGCCGAAGGGGTCGGGATACTCGTGCAGGGAAAGCACGAGCACCACGAACATCGGCGCCGCGAAGGAAAGCAGCAGCCACAGGGTGACCGGCGCGGCGAGCGCCGGTCCTATCCAACGGTTCATCCGGCGATCTCCCGGTCGTAGCGGGCCTGCCATTTCGCGCGGTTGGCGTTGATGTAATCCCAGTCGAAATCGACGAGCTGGCTGACCTGGCTTTCACCGACGACGAGCTTCTTCTTCAGGTCGTCCGGAAGGGTGACGTTGTTGACCGTCGGCGAATAGTAGATCTCGCGGGCATAGGCGAGCATGCAGGGCTCGGAAAGGTGCAGGTTGATCCACTCCTCGGCAAGCTTCTGGTTCTTCGTGCCGACGGTGATGCAAGCGACGTTCATCGCAAGCGCCTGGCCTTCGGACGGAGCGGCGATCGCGATGTTCGGGTTGCGGCTTTCCACGTAGGACTGAGTGAAGCTGCCGAACTCGACGGAAAGGTCGGCGAGCTTCTGGTCGAACATTTCGAAGAGCTGCGCCTGGCTCGCCTGGATGGCGGCGAAGGGCTTCAGCTGCTTCACCTTGTCGACGACCATGTCGAAGTCCTTCTCGGTGCCGCCGAAGGCGCGGGCGGTCATCATCAGGGCCGAGATGCCTTCGGCGCCGAGGCCGTCCGGCCAGGCGATGCGGCCCTTCCATTCCGGGTTCCACATGTCCTTCCACGAGGTGATGGGCTTGGAGGCCTTGGTCTTGTCGTAGACGATGGTGCAGGGGTTGAAGGCGACGCCATAGCCGCCCTTTCGCGCACTCGGATAAAGCGCCTCGAAATTCTTGACCGCTGCGGTCGGCTCCTGGGTCACGCCATCCTTCACCGCCTGGCGGCTTTCGAAGATATTCAGGTAGAGAACGTCGAAGCTTGGGCGGCCGCGCTCGGCATAGGCGCGGGCACGGCGGTCGCCGGTGCCGCCGAGAACGTAGCTGATCTTGCAGCCGTATTTCTCCACCAGCGGTTTTTCGACATATTCCTTGACGATGCGCTCCTGCGCGCCGCCCCAGATGCCGACGACCAGCTCGTCGCCCTTCTTGGGCTCCTGTGCGGCGGCGGGGCGCATGATGTGGAACGGTGCGGCAAGGCCAGCACCGACGATCAGTTTGTTGAATTTGCGACGCGAAATAGTCATCTGAGGTTCCCCTTGTTCGTTTAGATGCCCTGGTTAGATGAATGTGGCGCCACCCGGCTGTGTCTGGATGCTGCACGACGTCCCGACGGGCGGCGGCGGCATATCCGAAGGCACGATGAGGCGGATCGTGCCGCATGCGGATTGAATGTCGGCTTCGTAGGTGTCCCCGAGGAAGGCCGCGTTGACGAGCGTGCCGGAGACGTGAAGCGGCCCAGGTTCGTCGGAAAGTCTGAGGCGGGAGGCGCGCAGCACAAGACGCGTCGCGCCTTCCGGCGCACCGTCGCAGGTCAGTCCCGGCGCGGCGAAGCGCCCGGCTTCCGTGCGGCCCTTGATCACGGTGCGGGCGCCGAGGAAGGAGGCGGTGAAGGCGGATTTCGGCCGGTCGCAGAGGCTGACGGGCGATCCGATCTCCATCAGCAGCCCCTTGCTCATGACCGCGACGCGGTCGGACATGGCGAGCGCTTCCTGCTGGTCATGCGTCACGAAGACGGTGGTGATGCCGAGCCGCTGCTGCAGCGAGCGGATTTCGCTGCGCATGTCGGCGCGCAGGTGTGCGTCGAGATTGGAGAGTGGCTCGTCGAGCAGAAGCACGTCTGGCTCGATCACCAGCGCGCGGGCCAGCGCCACGCGCTGCTGCTGGCCGCCCGAAAGCTGGCCGGGATAGCGGTCGTAATAGGCGCCAAGACCGACCGTATCGAGTGCGGCGGCGGCCTTCTCGCGGCATTCCGCCTTGCCGGCATGGCGCATGCGCAGGCCGAAGCCGACATTGTCGAGCGCCGTCAGGTGCGGAAAGAGCGCGTAGGACTGGAAGACCACGCCGATATTGCGGGTATGCACGGGACGGCGGCTGATATCCTCGCCGCCAAGGATGATGCGCCCGCTGCTCGGGCGGATGAAGCCCGCGATCATTCGGAGCGTCGTCGTCTTGCCGCAGCCCGAGGGGCCGAGCAGCGAGAGCAGTTCGCCCTTGGCGGCCTCGATCGTCAGGCCGCTGACGGCGACGGAATCGCCGTAGATGGCCGTCGCGTTGTCGAGGGTGAGGTAGTGCTTATTCGACGTCATCTAAACCTTGGGCATGATCAGGCGGGAACGGGCAGTTCCGCCGTGGTGAATGGAAATCGGGATAGGCCGCTTCGCCATGTCCGGCACGGAGGCGAAGGGACCGTTGCCGGGATGGACTTCGAAGGCCGGCGAGCCGGCTCCCTGCAGCGAAAGCCGCAACGCATGGCGCGCCGGAACGGTCAGGCATACTGGCCGCAGCGAAATCGATGCGGAAGCCTGCTGAGCGCTCTCGATCCGGGCATAACCGGTGGAGACGACCTTCGCTGCGCCGTCCGGCGTGACGAGCGAAAGCGCCGCGCAGAGGTCGCAGCCCGACGATGGCGTACGGATATCGACCTCGACCTTTGCCTCGCCGACGAAGGTCCTGCTGGTTACGAACGGCGCGCTGGTATAGACCGCCACGTCGGCGCGGTTGTCGCTGGCGCTGCGGTCGACAAAACCGGCTGGCGTACCGAGATGGCCGCCGATCAGCGGTGTCGGGCGGAAGGGGTCGTTGACGAAGGTGTCGATGGCTCCGGCCGAGGGTTCGAGGCCGAGACGGCCATCGCTCACGGTAGCGGCTGCAAGGCCGGACGAGGATAGAAAGAAGGTCTCGTCCGAGATATCCGGAAGCGACGGGAGGTTCTGCCAGGTCCGGCTGCCCATGTCGAACAGCCGCATGGCCACGGGCCGCTCGCCTCTGCCCTTGAGGTAGAAATCGAAGAACTCGACCTGCGCTCGATCGACCGAAAACTCCGCGGCCGGTCCCATGTCGGTGCCGCCGCTCATGCGGTTCCAGGGGACATGCGCCCATGGCCCGATGACGAGGTGGGACGTTTCGGGGTTTTGGGCGCGGAAGGCCGCGTCTGCGGCCCAGGTGCCCTGCAGCAAGAAGTCCGCCCAGCCGCCGGTATGAAGGGCCGGAATGTCGAGAGGATCGTACTTGAGCAGGGTCCCGGGAGAAACGGCATCCCAATAGGCCGCGTCATCCTCGATCCATTTGCACAGGTGCGAAAGGCCGGGCCTTTCCACGAGGCAGTCGCGCAGCGCGGCATCGCCCATGGCGCCGAGTGCCGCGTAGGTGGCGGCATCGCCGCTGCGGGCAGCCTCCAGCTTGACCATCTGCGCCGCCCAACTGACATTCACCCCGAAGCGGAACGCGTTGCCTTCATAGGCCCAGTCGTCGCGCGGCATCCACGAGCCCATGGACGGAGCGATCGCATCCGGCCGGTGGCTACCTTTGCCAGCGAGCGCAAGATATTGCGTCATCGCCTGGTAACTGAAACCGTAGAGGCCGAGCTTGCCGTTGCTGCCCGGCAGGTTGGCGGCCCATTCCAGCGTCTGGGCGCCATCCTCGGCTTCATGGATGAAGGCCTCGAAATCGCCGCCGGACTCGCCGCAGCCGCGCACGTCCTGCACGACGACGACGTAGCCTTGCGACGCATACCAGGACGGATGTGCCAGAACCACGGTGGAGGCGATGGCCCGCCCATAGGGCTGGCGCATCAGGAGTACCGGATAGAGGTCTTCGTTCGCTGGCCGATAGATGTCCGCCACCAGGACGGTGCCGTCGCGCAACACGAGTTCGGCCCTTGTCGGTCCGATCACGTCATGGGGCGTCCGGTGGTGCATCACGTCGTCAGCTCCTGTACATCGTCTTGTCGGTGATGCGGTCGAGCGGGAATTCGAGAACCTCGTTGATGAGCTTCAAGAGGTTGCGGGCGCTGCGCTCCACGTGTTCGCGGCCGCGTTCGGCGTCAGCGGCGGCGGCATTGCCACAAGCGCCGGAAGGTTGCACGTCCTGCGTCTGCCATCCGTAGCCGATCCGTCCTTCCGGCATCAGCAGGCCGCCCGCATTCTCAAGCTCCACGGAGACCGGCACGAAATCGTCGGCATACTGCATGTCGATCAGGTCGCGATGCAGATGCAGCATGACGCTGGTTTCCGCCTCACCACCATGAATGCCGTGTTTCAGTTCGTGGGCACTGTAGAGATCGGAGAAATCCGCGCCGGCGCTCGCCCAAGCGCTGACGGCAAACATGCCTAGCTTGACGCGGAGTTCCCGGCAGACGATCTCCATCACCTGCGGCTGGCCGCCGTGGGAGTTAACGAAGATGATCTTGCGGCAGCCGGCCCGGTTGACGCTTTCGCCGAGCTCGAACCACATCTTCGCTAATGTCTCGTAGGTGAAGGTAAGCGTGCCCGGAAAGGCGGTGTGCTCGACCGACTTGCCGACCGGCATCATCGGCAGCACGAGGACGGGCAGATCGTCATCCATCAGTTCGACGGTGCGGACGATGGTGCCGGCATTGATCGCTGCGTCGACGCGCACCGGCAGATGGGGACCATGCTGTTCGACGGCGGCGATCGGCAGGATGGCGACGAATTCTTCCATGTCGAACTCGGAAAAATCCTTCGTCGTGTGATCCCACCACCAGTGCGATTTCAGTTTCGTGGTCAT
This Rhizobium sullae DNA region includes the following protein-coding sequences:
- a CDS encoding ABC transporter permease subunit, encoding MNRWIGPALAAPVTLWLLLSFAAPMFVVLVLSLHEYPDPFGPIFIPPSLTQYTDIVSDGFYYGVVSETVLLGLGVTVLTALLGYPLAHWLARMPVKYRAVAFSVILIPLLTNVVVRSLGIILLLAPEGLINSVTALVGVPAARNMLFTHGAVAVALAQVFLPFMVLALYDNLQNTSPRVHEAAESLGASPAVRFLTVDLPLSLPGLRSGAVIVFLMASTAYVSATLLGGKKVWTTGMLVLQEAIKNLNAPLASALAIIMTVTGLIFAALCTLALNRMMPWLKSRPSQPISIPRWIVPVIDILSPIVSKLLLAAALLLLLLPLVLVCIQSVNDVPQATAAGFRGFTLKWYQQVFFAGTYADAFWVSVQLALTSMLVAIVLALPAAFALGRFPFKGRSALLAFWLLPMSLPHVAIGVGMLRLLQLYLVIPPFLGLVAIHVIVILPFAITLLTTSVMALDRAQEEAAASLGASPVTRFFVVIMPGLAPGLFAAGIIGFLLSFGEVTVTSFLTTARLTTLPVRIYAESTFSLEPTAHAISAVLILFTVIALTVVGKVVRLDRLYAR
- a CDS encoding ABC transporter substrate-binding protein, yielding MTISRRKFNKLIVGAGLAAPFHIMRPAAAQEPKKGDELVVGIWGGAQERIVKEYVEKPLVEKYGCKISYVLGGTGDRRARAYAERGRPSFDVLYLNIFESRQAVKDGVTQEPTAAVKNFEALYPSARKGGYGVAFNPCTIVYDKTKASKPITSWKDMWNPEWKGRIAWPDGLGAEGISALMMTARAFGGTEKDFDMVVDKVKQLKPFAAIQASQAQLFEMFDQKLADLSVEFGSFTQSYVESRNPNIAIAAPSEGQALAMNVACITVGTKNQKLAEEWINLHLSEPCMLAYAREIYYSPTVNNVTLPDDLKKKLVVGESQVSQLVDFDWDYINANRAKWQARYDREIAG
- a CDS encoding ABC transporter ATP-binding protein — encoded protein: MTSNKHYLTLDNATAIYGDSVAVSGLTIEAAKGELLSLLGPSGCGKTTTLRMIAGFIRPSSGRIILGGEDISRRPVHTRNIGVVFQSYALFPHLTALDNVGFGLRMRHAGKAECREKAAAALDTVGLGAYYDRYPGQLSGGQQQRVALARALVIEPDVLLLDEPLSNLDAHLRADMRSEIRSLQQRLGITTVFVTHDQQEALAMSDRVAVMSKGLLMEIGSPVSLCDRPKSAFTASFLGARTVIKGRTEAGRFAAPGLTCDGAPEGATRLVLRASRLRLSDEPGPLHVSGTLVNAAFLGDTYEADIQSACGTIRLIVPSDMPPPPVGTSCSIQTQPGGATFI
- a CDS encoding CocE/NonD family hydrolase, whose translation is MHHRTPHDVIGPTRAELVLRDGTVLVADIYRPANEDLYPVLLMRQPYGRAIASTVVLAHPSWYASQGYVVVVQDVRGCGESGGDFEAFIHEAEDGAQTLEWAANLPGSNGKLGLYGFSYQAMTQYLALAGKGSHRPDAIAPSMGSWMPRDDWAYEGNAFRFGVNVSWAAQMVKLEAARSGDAATYAALGAMGDAALRDCLVERPGLSHLCKWIEDDAAYWDAVSPGTLLKYDPLDIPALHTGGWADFLLQGTWAADAAFRAQNPETSHLVIGPWAHVPWNRMSGGTDMGPAAEFSVDRAQVEFFDFYLKGRGERPVAMRLFDMGSRTWQNLPSLPDISDETFFLSSSGLAAATVSDGRLGLEPSAGAIDTFVNDPFRPTPLIGGHLGTPAGFVDRSASDNRADVAVYTSAPFVTSRTFVGEAKVEVDIRTPSSGCDLCAALSLVTPDGAAKVVSTGYARIESAQQASASISLRPVCLTVPARHALRLSLQGAGSPAFEVHPGNGPFASVPDMAKRPIPISIHHGGTARSRLIMPKV
- a CDS encoding creatininase family protein, whose amino-acid sequence is MTTKLKSHWWWDHTTKDFSEFDMEEFVAILPIAAVEQHGPHLPVRVDAAINAGTIVRTVELMDDDLPVLVLPMMPVGKSVEHTAFPGTLTFTYETLAKMWFELGESVNRAGCRKIIFVNSHGGQPQVMEIVCRELRVKLGMFAVSAWASAGADFSDLYSAHELKHGIHGGEAETSVMLHLHRDLIDMQYADDFVPVSVELENAGGLLMPEGRIGYGWQTQDVQPSGACGNAAAADAERGREHVERSARNLLKLINEVLEFPLDRITDKTMYRS